A genomic segment from Acidimicrobiales bacterium encodes:
- a CDS encoding methyltransferase domain-containing protein, producing the protein MPDTYSHGHHESVLRSHRNRTVDNSAAYLIPHLRAGLDVLDVGCGPGSITVDLATRVAPGRVIGIDAADDAIAAARALGAEGVAFAVGDAYNLDFPDASFDVVHAHQVLQHLTDPVAALREWRRVLKPGGIVAARDGVYSSFAWYPADPVLDRWLALYHQLTDHNAAEADAGVFLPHWAAEAGFDDVVFSASNWAYATPETRQWWGGLWADRALESSFATQTLEYGLTTPGELEEIAAAWRRWAAQPDASFIVVHGEVICRK; encoded by the coding sequence ATGCCCGACACCTACAGCCACGGCCACCACGAATCGGTGCTGCGCAGCCACCGCAACCGGACCGTCGACAACTCGGCCGCCTACCTGATTCCGCACCTGCGCGCGGGCCTCGACGTTCTCGACGTGGGTTGCGGCCCGGGCTCGATCACCGTCGACCTCGCGACGCGCGTGGCGCCCGGCCGCGTCATCGGTATCGACGCCGCGGACGACGCAATTGCCGCGGCACGCGCCCTCGGCGCCGAGGGCGTGGCGTTCGCCGTCGGCGACGCCTACAACCTCGACTTTCCCGACGCGTCGTTCGACGTCGTGCACGCCCATCAGGTACTCCAGCACCTCACCGACCCCGTCGCCGCCCTGCGCGAATGGCGGCGCGTCCTCAAACCCGGCGGCATCGTGGCGGCGCGCGACGGTGTCTATTCGAGCTTCGCCTGGTACCCCGCCGACCCCGTGCTCGACCGCTGGCTGGCGCTGTACCACCAGCTGACCGACCACAACGCGGCGGAGGCCGACGCCGGCGTGTTCCTCCCCCACTGGGCCGCCGAGGCGGGCTTCGACGACGTCGTGTTCAGCGCGTCGAACTGGGCCTACGCCACGCCCGAGACCCGGCAGTGGTGGGGCGGATTGTGGGCCGACCGTGCCCTCGAATCGTCCTTCGCCACCCAAACGCTGGAATATGGGTTGACCACGCCCGGCGAACTCGAAGAGATTGCTGCGGCGTGGCGCCGCTGGGCGGCGCAACCGGACGCCAGCTTCATCGTCGTGCACGGCGAAGTCATCTGTAGGAAGTAG
- a CDS encoding ABC transporter ATP-binding protein → MTLAAMGGTVVAAYLPLVTQRMIDGPLSHHHRPGVAPLALLALSVGVVDGGLAFVRRIMLAYAATDLETAMRNDFYAHVQRLDLAFHDRWQTGQLLSRANSDVSVIRRFIGFGLVFLFVNTFTFLYVCAELATRHVGLAVLTFVGFLPVIFISKQFNATYGTVTRRVQDQIGDLTTQIEEAAQGVRVIKAYGRRETMLAKFMTAATAIHDTSMEQTRLRARFFGLLGLMPKLVQAMVLLGGAYAVSHASLSPGNLVAFFSLLILLVWPVESLGEILSMGEEAATAAQRIYEVFDTKATIADAPDAVDAKAAGPASVRFDHVGFTFPGADTAVLRDVNLEIQPGETLALVGATGSGKTTLLALIGRLSDASQGRVLLDGVDVRELTLESLRARVSVAFDDPTLFSASVRENVLLGSPDLGDGELAEALDVASASFVHELPWGLNTRVGEQGISLSGGQRQRLALARAVVGKPAVLVMDDPLSALDVRTEQAVHEALHQVLRDVTAIIAVHRPSTVALADRVAFLHDGRIAATGTHAELLATNPAYAAVIGDETEVLDHDAA, encoded by the coding sequence ATGACACTGGCTGCCATGGGCGGCACGGTGGTCGCCGCCTACCTGCCGCTCGTCACCCAGCGAATGATCGACGGGCCGCTCAGCCACCACCACCGGCCGGGGGTCGCACCGCTGGCGCTGCTGGCGCTGTCGGTCGGCGTCGTCGATGGCGGCCTCGCCTTCGTTCGTCGCATCATGCTCGCCTACGCCGCCACCGACCTCGAGACGGCGATGCGCAACGACTTCTACGCCCACGTGCAGCGCCTCGACCTGGCGTTCCACGACCGCTGGCAGACGGGCCAGCTGCTGTCGCGGGCCAACAGCGACGTGTCGGTCATCCGCCGCTTCATCGGCTTCGGTCTCGTCTTCCTGTTCGTGAACACGTTCACGTTTCTCTACGTGTGCGCCGAGTTGGCGACGCGCCACGTCGGTCTGGCCGTGCTCACCTTCGTCGGCTTCCTGCCCGTCATCTTCATCTCGAAGCAGTTCAACGCCACGTACGGCACCGTGACGCGCCGCGTGCAGGACCAGATCGGCGACCTCACGACGCAGATCGAGGAGGCGGCGCAGGGCGTGCGCGTCATCAAGGCGTACGGCCGGCGCGAGACGATGCTCGCCAAGTTCATGACCGCCGCGACGGCGATCCACGACACGTCGATGGAGCAAACGCGGCTGCGGGCCCGCTTCTTCGGCCTGCTGGGCCTCATGCCCAAGCTGGTGCAGGCGATGGTGCTGCTGGGCGGCGCGTACGCGGTGTCGCACGCCTCGCTGTCGCCCGGCAACCTCGTTGCCTTCTTCTCGCTCCTCATCCTGCTGGTGTGGCCCGTGGAGTCGCTGGGCGAAATCCTGTCCATGGGCGAGGAAGCGGCCACGGCGGCGCAGCGCATCTACGAGGTCTTCGACACCAAGGCCACGATCGCCGACGCGCCTGACGCCGTCGACGCGAAGGCCGCCGGTCCGGCGTCGGTGCGCTTCGACCACGTTGGCTTCACCTTCCCGGGTGCCGACACCGCGGTGCTGCGCGACGTCAACCTCGAGATCCAGCCGGGCGAAACGCTGGCGCTCGTCGGCGCCACCGGGTCGGGCAAGACGACGCTGCTGGCGCTGATCGGTCGACTCTCGGACGCGAGCCAAGGGCGCGTGCTGCTCGACGGCGTCGACGTGCGCGAGCTCACACTCGAGTCGTTGCGGGCGCGCGTATCGGTCGCCTTCGACGACCCCACGCTGTTCTCGGCGTCGGTGCGCGAGAACGTGTTGCTCGGTTCCCCCGATCTCGGTGACGGCGAACTGGCCGAAGCGCTCGACGTCGCCAGTGCGTCGTTCGTCCACGAGTTGCCGTGGGGGCTCAACACGCGGGTGGGCGAGCAGGGCATCTCGCTGTCGGGCGGGCAGCGCCAGCGGCTGGCCCTGGCGCGCGCCGTCGTCGGCAAGCCGGCGGTACTCGTGATGGACGACCCGCTGTCGGCCCTCGACGTGCGCACCGAGCAAGCGGTGCACGAGGCGCTGCACCAGGTGCTGCGCGACGTCACCGCCATCATCGCCGTGCACCGCCCGTCGACCGTCGCCCTCGCCGATCGCGTCGCCTTCCTGCACGACGGCCGCATCGCCGCGACGGGCACGCACGCGGAGCTGCTGGCCACGAACCCGGCGTACGCCGCCGTCATCGGTGACGAAACGGAGGTGCTGGACCATGACGCTGCCTAA
- a CDS encoding MBL fold metallo-hydrolase, translating into MAEYRKSEQAPATADVVDLGQNVIRMQLPIQMPGLGHVNMYGLVDNRGLAIIDVGVPGPNTWKWVKSHLKNAGYKLSDVHTVLVTHSHPDHFGCAGRLATEANAQLVTHNNFRTFWSNADAPCNHGDTDMAHDHSLPEGNPFLDPNPWDGETREVGPPRGRRLQFRLMRSRIFGNYRLPEPARRVRNGDVLRLAGRDMFAVHTPGHTLDHLCIHDPEGGFVFTGDHVLPHITPYISGIASGSNPLLDYFASLERTAALPDVRCALPAHGVVIDDAAQRCREIIEHHEERFDRLRKGSAELGKPATVRELSTFLFHPDKIGHMADGECYAHLEFLRQAGRADMTVENNVKRYEVTA; encoded by the coding sequence ATGGCTGAATACCGCAAGAGCGAGCAGGCGCCCGCCACCGCCGACGTCGTCGACCTCGGCCAAAACGTGATCCGGATGCAGCTGCCGATCCAGATGCCGGGCCTCGGCCACGTCAACATGTACGGCCTCGTCGACAACCGCGGCCTCGCCATCATCGACGTCGGCGTGCCGGGGCCGAACACGTGGAAGTGGGTCAAGTCCCACCTCAAGAACGCCGGCTACAAGCTGAGCGATGTGCACACCGTGCTCGTCACCCATTCGCACCCCGACCACTTCGGCTGTGCCGGACGGCTGGCGACCGAGGCCAACGCCCAGCTCGTCACGCACAACAACTTCCGCACGTTCTGGAGCAACGCCGATGCGCCGTGCAACCACGGCGACACCGACATGGCCCACGACCACTCGCTGCCCGAGGGCAACCCGTTCCTGGACCCAAACCCGTGGGACGGCGAGACCCGCGAGGTCGGCCCACCACGCGGGCGCCGTCTGCAGTTCCGCCTGATGCGCTCGCGCATCTTCGGCAACTACCGCCTGCCCGAACCGGCGCGACGCGTCCGCAACGGCGACGTGCTGCGCCTGGCGGGCCGCGACATGTTCGCGGTGCACACGCCGGGCCACACGCTCGACCACTTGTGCATCCACGATCCCGAGGGCGGCTTCGTCTTCACCGGCGATCATGTGCTGCCCCACATCACGCCCTACATCTCGGGCATCGCCAGTGGCAGCAACCCCCTGCTCGACTACTTCGCGTCGCTCGAGCGCACCGCCGCTCTACCTGACGTGCGCTGCGCGTTGCCGGCCCACGGCGTCGTCATCGACGACGCGGCACAGCGATGCCGCGAGATCATCGAGCACCACGAGGAGCGCTTCGACCGCCTGCGCAAGGGCTCGGCCGAATTGGGCAAGCCGGCCACGGTGCGCGAGCTGTCCACCTTCCTGTTCCACCCCGACAAGATCGGGCACATGGCCGACGGCGAGTGCTACGCCCACCTGGAGTTCCTGCGCCAGGCCGGCCGCGCCGACATGACCGTCGAAAACAACGTCAAGCGATACGAGGTGACCGCATGA
- a CDS encoding LLM class F420-dependent oxidoreductase yields MKISTAVNYAGDVVAAADQVAQLESAGIDTVWVAEAYSFDAVSLMGYLAAKTSTVNIGSGILNIYSRTPSCLGQTAAGLDAVSNGRAILGLGASGPQVIEGFHGLPYDRPLARTREIIEICRMMWRREPVEHKGIYNLPLPEGQGTGLGKALKLINHPVRANIPIYVAAIGEKNVTMTAEIADGWMPIFFMPEKAHMVWGDALKAGKAKRDPSLPELDVVAGGLLAIGDGVEGLRDFMRPALALYIGGMGARGKNFYNELACRYGFEKEAKEIQDLYLDGKKQEAAAVVPAEMLESMTLVGPEGYIKEKIAAFKEAGVTNLQVTAGGPNAITDLEKLKAWAD; encoded by the coding sequence ATGAAGATTTCCACCGCAGTGAACTACGCCGGCGACGTGGTCGCTGCCGCCGACCAGGTCGCGCAACTCGAGTCCGCCGGCATCGACACCGTGTGGGTCGCCGAGGCCTACTCGTTCGACGCCGTGAGCCTCATGGGCTACCTCGCGGCCAAGACCAGCACCGTCAACATCGGCTCGGGAATCCTCAACATCTACTCGCGCACGCCGTCGTGCCTGGGCCAGACGGCCGCCGGTCTCGACGCCGTCAGCAACGGTCGGGCCATTCTCGGTCTCGGCGCGTCGGGCCCGCAGGTCATCGAGGGTTTCCACGGACTGCCGTACGACCGGCCGCTGGCCCGCACCCGCGAGATCATCGAGATCTGCCGGATGATGTGGCGCCGCGAGCCCGTCGAGCACAAGGGCATCTACAACTTGCCCTTGCCCGAAGGTCAGGGGACGGGCCTCGGCAAGGCGCTCAAGCTGATCAACCATCCGGTACGGGCCAACATCCCGATCTACGTGGCCGCCATCGGTGAGAAGAACGTGACGATGACCGCCGAGATCGCCGACGGTTGGATGCCGATCTTCTTCATGCCCGAGAAGGCACACATGGTGTGGGGCGACGCGCTCAAGGCCGGCAAGGCGAAACGCGACCCGTCGCTGCCCGAACTCGACGTGGTTGCCGGCGGCCTGCTCGCCATCGGCGACGGGGTCGAGGGTCTGCGCGACTTCATGCGTCCCGCCTTGGCGCTCTACATCGGCGGCATGGGGGCGCGGGGCAAGAACTTCTACAACGAACTCGCCTGCCGCTACGGCTTCGAAAAAGAAGCCAAGGAAATCCAGGACCTCTACCTCGACGGCAAGAAGCAGGAAGCCGCGGCGGTGGTGCCGGCCGAGATGCTCGAGTCGATGACGCTCGTCGGCCCCGAGGGATACATCAAGGAGAAGATCGCGGCGTTCAAGGAAGCGGGGGTCACCAACCTCCAGGTGACCGCCGGCGGCCCGAACGCCATCACCGATCTCGAGAAGCTCAAGGCCTGGGCCGACTAG
- a CDS encoding ABC transporter ATP-binding protein, with product MTLPNDAATPNEADWRGVAAEDIDDVTSSLGAFLRGRSKRLLFSLLQPHKRELSESIAVITVYSLCSLAGPYLVKRALDDGIPRMMHGGSPAHLLVTVGLFVLCAAIAAVADYEFNYLTGSIGQKVLLELRRRLFDHFQRLSISFHERYTSGRVISRLTSDVEALAELLNYGLTTLSWSVLYLVGITAFMLYLDVPLALVALSSLPFVIALTWWFRTRSALAYRATREGVTGVIVQFVETVGGMRAVAAFRREPRNDAIFADLDDKYRRANVWSMRLGAVYGPGSRVIGNCAAAGLLLVGGWRVIQGDVTIGTLAAFLLYIKQLFEPVQEISQFYSIFQSAAAALEKLSGVLEEAPTVLEPLQPADASSLHGGVEFDHVTFEYRPGRPVLHDVDLRIEAGTTIALVGRTGAGKSTIARLLSRFYDPTQGAVRLDGIDLRDLADDDLRRAVVAVTQESFLFEGSIAWNIGLGRPDASRAEIEAAARAIGAHDFIAALPEGYDTDVAKRGGRLSSGQKQLVSFARAFLADPKVLILDEATSSLDLPTERLVQAALDTLLADRTAVIIAHRLSTVEIADRVLVVDDGRIVDDGPPGTVLPTLRIA from the coding sequence ATGACGCTGCCTAACGACGCGGCCACGCCCAACGAGGCCGACTGGCGGGGGGTCGCGGCCGAGGACATCGACGACGTCACTTCGTCGCTCGGCGCGTTCCTGCGCGGCCGCAGCAAGCGGCTGCTCTTCTCGCTGCTGCAACCGCACAAGCGTGAACTGTCGGAGTCGATCGCCGTCATCACCGTCTACAGCCTGTGCAGCCTCGCTGGGCCCTACCTCGTCAAGCGCGCCCTCGACGACGGCATCCCGCGCATGATGCACGGCGGCAGCCCGGCGCACCTGCTCGTCACCGTCGGCCTGTTCGTGTTGTGCGCCGCCATCGCCGCGGTGGCGGACTACGAGTTCAACTACCTGACGGGTTCGATCGGCCAGAAGGTGCTGCTCGAACTGCGCCGCCGGTTGTTCGACCACTTCCAGCGCCTGAGCATCTCGTTCCACGAGCGCTACACGTCGGGCCGCGTGATCTCGCGGCTGACCTCCGACGTCGAGGCGCTCGCCGAGTTGTTGAACTACGGCCTCACGACGCTGTCGTGGTCGGTGCTCTACCTCGTCGGCATCACGGCCTTCATGCTGTACCTCGACGTGCCGCTCGCTCTCGTGGCGCTGAGTTCGCTGCCCTTCGTGATCGCCCTCACGTGGTGGTTCCGGACGCGCTCGGCGCTGGCGTACCGCGCGACGCGCGAGGGCGTGACCGGCGTCATCGTGCAGTTCGTCGAGACCGTCGGCGGCATGCGGGCGGTCGCCGCCTTCCGGCGCGAGCCGCGCAACGACGCGATTTTCGCGGACCTCGACGACAAGTACCGCCGCGCCAACGTGTGGTCGATGCGGCTGGGCGCGGTCTACGGGCCCGGGTCGCGCGTGATCGGCAACTGCGCGGCGGCGGGCCTGTTGCTGGTGGGCGGCTGGCGCGTCATCCAGGGCGACGTCACCATCGGCACCCTCGCGGCGTTCCTGCTCTACATCAAGCAGCTGTTCGAGCCGGTGCAGGAGATCTCGCAGTTCTATTCGATCTTCCAGTCAGCCGCCGCCGCGCTCGAGAAGCTGTCGGGCGTGTTGGAGGAGGCGCCGACGGTGCTCGAGCCGTTGCAGCCGGCCGACGCGTCGTCGCTGCACGGCGGCGTCGAGTTCGACCACGTCACCTTCGAATACCGCCCCGGTCGTCCCGTGCTCCACGACGTCGATCTGCGCATCGAGGCCGGGACGACGATCGCCCTCGTCGGCCGTACCGGCGCCGGCAAGTCGACGATCGCCCGTCTGCTGTCGCGGTTCTACGACCCGACGCAGGGCGCGGTGCGGCTCGACGGCATCGACCTGCGCGATCTTGCCGACGACGACCTGCGGCGCGCGGTGGTCGCCGTCACCCAGGAGTCGTTCCTGTTCGAAGGGTCGATCGCGTGGAACATCGGACTCGGCCGTCCAGATGCCTCGCGCGCCGAGATCGAGGCCGCGGCGCGCGCCATCGGCGCCCACGACTTCATCGCCGCGCTCCCCGAGGGCTACGACACCGACGTCGCCAAGCGCGGCGGGCGCCTGTCGTCGGGGCAGAAGCAGCTGGTGTCGTTCGCCCGCGCCTTCCTCGCCGATCCCAAGGTGCTGATCCTCGACGAGGCTACGTCGTCGCTCGACTTGCCCACCGAGCGTCTGGTGCAGGCGGCGCTCGACACCCTGCTCGCCGACCGCACCGCGGTGATCATCGCCCACCGCCTGTCGACCGTCGAGATCGCCGACCGTGTCCTGGTCGTCGACGACGGCCGCATCGTCGACGACGGCCCACCCGGCACCGTCCTCCCGACCCTGAGAATCGCGTAA
- a CDS encoding serine hydrolase domain-containing protein produces the protein MINVEKFEARVRREVDAGLLPSCQWAFGLDGEIVSSGVLGDADEDTRYTIFSATKALVASTVWTCIAEGSIKVDARVADYIPEFASNGKDDITVEQVMLHTSGFPRNGWDMEMATSEGRRSRFANWKTNWEPGTRYEYHATTAHWVLAELIEVATGQNFLDVIEQRVTTPIGIPRVLGIPESDGDNIATLVNVGEPISPDEMEATFGVREFPATEVTPEALLSFNQPARRALGVPGGGGVTTARNYALFYQELLHNQKGIWDDDVLRDATSKVRNSFGDPLFNTPANRALGVIIAGDDGKASMRGFGKTQSPRTFGHNGAGGQIAWADPESGLSFVYLTNGLDQHMIREAKRGVALSSLAAEVTQP, from the coding sequence ATGATCAACGTCGAGAAGTTCGAAGCCCGCGTCCGTCGTGAGGTCGACGCCGGACTGTTGCCGTCGTGCCAATGGGCCTTCGGCCTCGACGGCGAGATCGTGTCGTCCGGTGTCCTCGGCGACGCCGACGAGGACACGCGCTACACGATCTTCTCGGCGACCAAGGCGCTCGTGGCCTCGACGGTGTGGACGTGTATCGCCGAAGGGTCGATCAAGGTCGACGCGCGCGTCGCCGACTACATCCCCGAGTTCGCCAGCAACGGCAAGGACGACATCACCGTCGAGCAGGTGATGCTGCATACCTCCGGCTTCCCCCGCAACGGGTGGGACATGGAGATGGCCACCTCGGAAGGCCGGCGCAGTCGCTTCGCCAACTGGAAGACCAACTGGGAGCCGGGGACGCGCTACGAGTACCACGCGACGACCGCGCACTGGGTGCTCGCCGAACTCATCGAGGTGGCGACGGGGCAGAACTTCCTCGACGTGATCGAGCAACGCGTCACCACACCGATCGGCATCCCGCGGGTGCTCGGCATTCCGGAAAGCGACGGCGACAACATCGCCACGCTCGTCAACGTCGGCGAGCCGATTTCGCCCGACGAGATGGAAGCGACGTTCGGCGTGCGGGAGTTCCCGGCGACGGAGGTGACACCCGAGGCGCTCCTTTCGTTCAACCAGCCGGCGCGCCGCGCCCTCGGTGTGCCCGGTGGCGGCGGCGTCACCACGGCGCGTAACTACGCGCTCTTCTACCAGGAGCTGCTCCACAACCAGAAGGGCATCTGGGATGACGACGTGTTGCGCGACGCCACGTCGAAGGTGCGCAACAGCTTCGGCGACCCATTGTTCAACACGCCGGCCAACCGAGCCCTCGGCGTCATCATCGCCGGCGACGACGGCAAGGCGAGCATGCGCGGCTTCGGCAAGACCCAGTCGCCCCGCACCTTCGGCCACAACGGCGCCGGCGGCCAGATCGCCTGGGCCGACCCCGAGTCCGGGCTGTCCTTCGTCTACCTGACCAACGGTCTCGACCAGCACATGATCCGCGAAGCCAAGCGCGGCGTCGCCCTGTCCTCCCTAGCCGCCGAAGTCACCCAGCCCTAA